One segment of Clostridium ljungdahlii DSM 13528 DNA contains the following:
- a CDS encoding DNA polymerase III subunit delta' has translation MEFCNIIGHENIKLQIKNSVTSNRFSHAHIFVGEDGIGKSLLAKEIALDILGKKQMKQYVDIIEFKIAKGKKSVGIEEVKNIIEEINKKPYEGDKKVIILYNSDKMTEAAQNALLKTIEEPPSGSFMLLLCEKLDGILDTIKSRCQVYKLNRLSQKEMETFLNAKFPNLSTEELRSVLAFSDGIPGRAQKFISDISLSEMRNIILNIFKELCHENFSSCLKLSDYIAKDNYEWEEVLTCILSYIRDVLVYKETGNRKFIINIDKFEDIKTIGEMFSFNKLNDIINIVKDTREKLESNVNRTLVFNSMLVKMQEV, from the coding sequence TTGGAATTTTGCAATATAATAGGGCATGAGAATATAAAACTCCAGATAAAAAATTCTGTAACTTCCAATAGGTTTTCTCATGCCCATATTTTTGTAGGAGAAGATGGGATAGGTAAAAGTCTTCTTGCTAAAGAAATAGCTTTAGATATATTGGGAAAAAAGCAAATGAAACAGTATGTGGATATAATTGAATTTAAAATAGCAAAAGGTAAAAAGTCCGTTGGAATAGAAGAAGTAAAAAATATAATAGAAGAAATAAATAAAAAACCTTACGAAGGTGACAAAAAAGTAATAATACTATATAATTCTGATAAAATGACAGAAGCAGCTCAAAATGCGTTATTAAAAACTATAGAGGAACCTCCCAGTGGAAGCTTTATGTTACTTTTATGTGAAAAGCTAGATGGAATATTGGACACCATAAAGTCGAGATGTCAAGTATATAAACTTAATAGGTTAAGTCAAAAAGAAATGGAGACTTTTTTAAATGCCAAATTTCCTAACTTATCTACTGAAGAATTAAGATCTGTCTTAGCGTTTAGTGATGGAATACCTGGAAGAGCACAAAAATTTATTTCGGATATATCTTTAAGTGAAATGAGAAATATAATTTTAAATATATTTAAAGAATTATGTCATGAGAATTTTAGTTCCTGTTTAAAGCTGTCAGATTATATAGCTAAAGACAATTATGAATGGGAGGAAGTACTAACCTGTATTTTGTCATATATAAGAGATGTACTTGTATACAAAGAAACGGGTAATAGGAAGTTTATTATAAATATTGATAAATTTGAAGATATAAAGACCATAGGAGAAATGTTTTCATTTAATAAGTTGAATGATATTATTAATATAGTAAAGGATACTAGAGAAAAGTTAGAAAGCAATGTAAATAGAACTTTAGTTTTTAATTCTATGTTGGTGAAAATGCAGGAGGTATAA
- a CDS encoding PSP1 domain-containing protein, producing the protein MVTVIGVRFKKAGKIYYFSPGNLNIKRENSVIVETARGIEFGECVIEPKDIRESDIVSPLKSVLRIATEEDIQKYNENKEKEKKAFDICIEKIQQHELNMKLIDVEYTFDNNKVIFYFIADGRVDFRELVKDLASIFRTRIELRQIGVRDEAKMIGGLGPCGRAMCCSTFLGDFVPVSIKMAKEQNLSLNPTKISGICGRLMCCLNYEQDTYEKIRQKLPKVGSVVSTPDGRGEVIDNSVVKESIKIKIKVEDGDDIVKEVPISEIKVISGGFEGNIDENEIKIDEETEDADMIKQLFKED; encoded by the coding sequence ATGGTAACAGTTATAGGAGTACGTTTTAAAAAGGCCGGTAAAATATATTATTTTTCACCAGGTAATTTAAATATAAAAAGAGAAAATAGTGTAATAGTAGAAACAGCAAGGGGAATAGAATTTGGTGAGTGTGTCATAGAACCAAAAGATATAAGAGAGAGTGATATAGTTTCACCACTTAAAAGTGTTTTAAGAATAGCTACAGAAGAAGATATACAAAAATATAATGAAAATAAAGAAAAAGAGAAAAAGGCTTTTGATATATGTATTGAAAAAATACAACAACATGAATTAAATATGAAGCTTATAGATGTAGAATATACTTTTGACAACAATAAAGTTATATTCTATTTTATAGCTGACGGACGAGTAGATTTTAGAGAATTGGTGAAAGATCTTGCATCCATATTTAGAACAAGAATAGAACTTAGACAAATAGGAGTAAGAGATGAGGCAAAAATGATAGGGGGCCTTGGGCCTTGTGGCAGAGCTATGTGTTGTTCTACGTTTTTAGGCGATTTTGTACCTGTTTCTATAAAAATGGCAAAAGAACAAAATTTGTCATTGAATCCTACTAAAATATCAGGAATATGCGGAAGACTTATGTGTTGTTTGAATTATGAACAAGATACTTATGAAAAAATAAGACAGAAGTTGCCTAAGGTAGGGTCTGTAGTTAGTACACCTGATGGAAGGGGAGAAGTTATAGATAACTCTGTAGTAAAGGAAAGCATTAAAATAAAGATAAAAGTTGAAGATGGTGATGATATAGTAAAAGAAGTGCCTATAAGTGAAATTAAAGTAATTTCAGGAGGATTTGAAGGCAATATAGATGAAAATGAGATAAAAATTGATGAAGAAACAGAAGATGCAGATATGATTAAACAATTGTTTAAGGAGGATTAA
- a CDS encoding heavy-metal-associated domain-containing protein — translation MKSVFKIPNIRTSEDVNKIRKVISSSEGVIACQINKEKGKVSIVYDNYFITENKIIQCIEDLGYAVL, via the coding sequence ATGAAATCAGTATTTAAAATTCCTAATATACGTACTTCTGAGGATGTTAATAAAATAAGAAAAGTTATTTCCAGTAGTGAAGGGGTAATAGCCTGCCAAATAAATAAAGAAAAAGGAAAAGTAAGTATAGTATATGATAATTACTTTATAACAGAGAATAAAATTATCCAGTGTATAGAAGATTTAGGTTATGCAGTATTATAA
- a CDS encoding DUF362 domain-containing protein: MAYKITEDCVSCGSCASECPADAISQGDSQFVIDPEKCIECGNCANVCPVGAPVEES; this comes from the coding sequence ATGGCATATAAAATTACAGAGGATTGTGTAAGTTGTGGTTCATGTGCTTCAGAATGTCCAGCTGATGCTATAAGCCAAGGAGATAGTCAATTTGTAATAGATCCAGAAAAATGTATAGAATGTGGAAACTGTGCTAATGTTTGTCCAGTAGGAGCACCAGTTGAAGAAAGCTAG
- a CDS encoding flagellar motor protein: MDISVVIFTIFGIAAVTAGFVMDGGNPTALFGGAAAVIVFGGTFGAVALSFPLDVLKRVPKIFKVIFNPRKASLVDLILYFKDVSYKTRKNGLLSLEGEISNDPNLDPFIKKGLQLVVDGVDPQAVRDILELELESTSERHKQGASVFESAGGYGPTMGIIGTVMGMVHILGSLTDTASLGGKIGSAFLATLYGIGSANLLWLPLGNRLKQQDEKEVKEKTLIIEAILYIQEGINPNTIAEKLKGFLNKQELAKYEGMDGKAEL; encoded by the coding sequence ATGGATATATCTGTTGTCATATTTACGATATTTGGAATTGCTGCAGTAACAGCTGGTTTTGTGATGGATGGAGGAAACCCAACGGCACTTTTCGGCGGTGCAGCAGCTGTAATAGTTTTTGGTGGAACGTTTGGAGCTGTAGCTTTATCATTTCCGTTAGATGTATTAAAAAGAGTGCCTAAAATATTTAAAGTAATTTTTAATCCTAGAAAAGCAAGTTTAGTTGATTTAATTTTATATTTTAAAGATGTATCCTATAAAACTAGAAAAAATGGTTTGTTAAGTTTGGAAGGCGAAATATCCAATGACCCTAATTTAGATCCTTTTATAAAAAAAGGTCTTCAGCTTGTAGTAGACGGGGTAGATCCTCAAGCTGTAAGAGATATACTAGAATTGGAACTTGAATCTACATCTGAGAGACATAAGCAGGGGGCAAGTGTATTTGAGAGTGCAGGAGGATATGGGCCTACGATGGGTATTATAGGTACAGTTATGGGAATGGTTCATATTTTAGGTAGCCTTACAGATACAGCTAGCTTAGGTGGTAAAATAGGAAGTGCATTTTTGGCTACATTATATGGTATAGGATCTGCAAATTTATTATGGCTTCCATTAGGTAATAGATTAAAGCAGCAAGATGAAAAGGAAGTTAAGGAAAAAACTCTTATAATTGAAGCAATATTATATATTCAAGAAGGCATAAATCCAAATACTATAGCAGAAAAATTAAAAGGATTTTTGAACAAGCAGGAATTGGCAAAATATGAAGGAATGGATGGGAAGGCTGAATTATGA
- a CDS encoding OmpA/MotB family protein: MKKKNKKPDEGPSAERWMLSYADFMTLLMIFFVVMYAMSQVDQTKYNKLSQSLSIAMGGGKTIIGADNTSSVKDSVKTVDKPTESDQSEEQVKMEANKLKQLKKQVDSYLAANGLSQSVSSQIDERGLVVSLSNTLFFDTGKAEIKPEIQNTLMGIGKMINQMGNSIRVEGHTDNVPISNNEYASNWQLSCARAANVTQFLQNKVGIKPEKLTSVGYGEYRSVTDNSTDANRAKNRRVDIIIESNKFNSIERGNSTSSSTNSSQGTSQITTTDQQKVNQSQQH; encoded by the coding sequence ATGAAGAAGAAAAATAAAAAACCAGATGAAGGACCAAGTGCAGAAAGATGGATGCTTAGTTATGCTGATTTTATGACGCTTCTTATGATATTCTTTGTAGTTATGTATGCTATGAGCCAGGTAGATCAAACTAAATATAATAAACTTTCTCAATCTCTCAGTATAGCAATGGGAGGAGGAAAAACAATAATAGGTGCTGATAATACTTCTAGTGTTAAAGATAGTGTTAAAACAGTAGATAAGCCAACTGAGAGTGACCAATCTGAAGAACAGGTTAAGATGGAAGCAAATAAATTAAAGCAATTAAAAAAGCAAGTGGACTCATATCTTGCAGCTAACGGATTAAGTCAAAGTGTAAGCTCACAGATAGATGAAAGAGGTCTTGTTGTTAGTTTAAGTAATACCTTGTTTTTTGATACAGGAAAAGCAGAAATAAAACCTGAAATCCAAAATACATTAATGGGAATAGGAAAAATGATAAATCAAATGGGAAATTCCATAAGGGTGGAAGGACATACGGATAATGTGCCTATTAGCAATAATGAATATGCATCTAATTGGCAGTTATCTTGTGCTAGAGCAGCTAATGTAACTCAATTTTTACAAAATAAAGTAGGTATTAAACCTGAAAAACTTACATCAGTAGGCTATGGAGAATACAGATCAGTTACTGATAACTCTACAGATGCAAATAGAGCTAAAAATAGGAGAGTAGATATAATTATAGAAAGCAATAAATTTAACAGTATTGAACGTGGAAATAGTACAAGCAGCAGCACCAACAGTTCGCAGGGTACCTCACAGATTACAACTACAGATCAACAAAAGGTAAATCAATCTCAACAACATTAA
- a CDS encoding tRNA1(Val) (adenine(37)-N6)-methyltransferase, translated as MKLKLVRSDETLDDLQINGICIIQKKNSFRFGVDAVLLANFAKIKPKMNIIDLCSGTGIVPFIIAGKTKAQHITGMEIQKDMVDMATRSVIFNGMEKKVEFIHRDLVDFEFLKKLPKADVVTVNPPYKLKNSGITNDQYENAISRHEICCTLEDVIKAAKILLKDNGKLYMIHRPDRLVDIMYTMRKYNIEPKLMTMVQPCVNKAPNMVLIEGQNNGKPFLKWEVPICVHKLDGSYTDEIDRIYGRCLRR; from the coding sequence GTGAAATTGAAGTTAGTGAGAAGTGATGAAACATTAGATGATCTACAAATAAATGGAATATGTATTATACAGAAAAAAAATAGCTTTAGGTTTGGAGTGGATGCTGTTTTACTTGCAAATTTTGCTAAGATTAAACCTAAAATGAATATAATTGATTTGTGCAGTGGAACAGGGATAGTACCATTTATAATAGCTGGTAAAACAAAGGCTCAGCATATAACAGGTATGGAAATTCAAAAAGATATGGTAGATATGGCAACTCGTTCTGTAATTTTTAATGGCATGGAGAAAAAAGTTGAATTTATTCACAGAGATTTAGTAGATTTTGAATTTTTAAAAAAGTTACCAAAAGCGGATGTAGTAACGGTAAATCCACCTTATAAATTAAAAAATTCGGGAATCACAAATGACCAATACGAAAATGCAATATCAAGGCATGAAATATGCTGTACATTAGAAGATGTTATAAAGGCAGCAAAGATTTTATTAAAAGATAATGGAAAGTTATATATGATCCATAGACCGGATAGGCTTGTAGACATAATGTACACTATGAGGAAATACAATATAGAACCAAAGCTGATGACAATGGTACAGCCATGTGTTAACAAGGCACCTAATATGGTACTTATAGAGGGACAAAATAATGGAAAGCCATTTTTAAAATGGGAAGTACCTATATGTGTACATAAATTAGATGGAAGCTATACAGATGAAATTGATAGAATATACGGAAGATGTTTAAGGAGATAA
- the rsmI gene encoding 16S rRNA (cytidine(1402)-2'-O)-methyltransferase — MGKLFLVATPIGNLSDITLRALDTLKNVDLIAAEDTRQSLKLLNHFNIKKPLISCHKYNENEKSKLLIQKLKDGKDIALVSDAGTPGISDPGSIMVKSCIEQGIEFEVLPGATAVTTALVYSGLDTSRFTFIGFLPRENKDRRSILEGVKNRTETLIFYEAPHRLTSTLEVLATVLGNRHIGICRELTKVHEEILRFTLEEAMNYYESNNAKGEFVLVVEGKDEKELLREESEKWINLSIEKHIKMYMEDGLDKKEAIKKVAKDRKLSKSEVYKYSLNL; from the coding sequence ATGGGAAAACTTTTTTTAGTGGCAACTCCTATAGGAAATTTAAGTGATATAACCTTAAGAGCTCTTGATACCCTTAAAAATGTAGATTTAATAGCAGCAGAAGATACCAGACAGAGTTTAAAGCTATTAAATCATTTCAATATAAAAAAACCACTTATAAGTTGCCATAAATACAACGAAAATGAGAAAAGCAAATTATTAATACAAAAGTTGAAAGATGGTAAAGATATAGCATTAGTAAGTGATGCTGGGACACCAGGTATATCAGATCCAGGAAGCATTATGGTAAAAAGTTGTATAGAACAGGGAATAGAATTTGAAGTCCTGCCTGGTGCCACTGCAGTAACAACGGCTTTGGTTTACTCGGGTCTGGATACGTCAAGGTTTACATTCATTGGATTTTTACCTAGGGAAAATAAAGATAGGAGAAGTATACTAGAGGGTGTAAAAAATAGAACTGAAACATTGATATTTTATGAAGCACCACATAGACTGACAAGCACCTTAGAAGTATTAGCAACCGTCCTAGGTAATAGACATATAGGCATTTGTAGAGAGCTTACAAAAGTTCATGAAGAAATATTGAGATTTACATTAGAAGAAGCTATGAATTATTATGAAAGTAATAATGCAAAAGGGGAATTTGTACTGGTAGTAGAAGGTAAGGATGAAAAAGAACTTTTAAGAGAAGAAAGTGAAAAATGGATAAACTTGTCTATAGAAAAACATATAAAAATGTATATGGAAGATGGATTAGATAAAAAAGAAGCTATAAAAAAAGTAGCTAAGGATAGAAAACTTTCGAAATCTGAAGTTTATAAGTATTCTTTAAACCTATAA
- a CDS encoding NlpC/P60 family protein has protein sequence MNKRTLSVAIALTLALSTGANVLAAPSASSSSTSLEQVKQQKQELEIKAEKMDNQVIQTMNDLENNKKSIASVSNSIKQTQANIDSVQASIESQQKVFNQRAKAMYTNNMSGYLGAILNASNLNDFISRVDNVGKVMSFDKNVVGDLKSKKEQLASGKEKLNNENNKLLALKSENEKKLAKLNSDKESAKNVIASLDAQEKSLEITDQATLKAIASAASNVSASRGGTIISSDAVVAYASNFLGVPYVYGGTSPSGFDCSGLVQYVYANFGINLPRTSEEQQNVGTPVSRDELKPGDLVFFGSPAYHVGMYVGDGQFIEAPRTGLSVRIAALDNRSDFTGGRRVK, from the coding sequence TTGAATAAAAGAACCTTATCTGTTGCAATTGCATTAACTTTGGCATTGTCAACAGGGGCAAATGTTTTAGCTGCGCCAAGTGCATCAAGTTCATCGACTTCATTAGAGCAGGTTAAACAACAAAAGCAGGAATTGGAAATTAAAGCTGAAAAAATGGACAACCAAGTAATACAAACTATGAATGACTTAGAAAATAATAAAAAAAGTATTGCCTCAGTTTCTAATAGTATAAAACAAACTCAAGCTAACATAGATTCTGTGCAAGCTAGTATAGAAAGCCAGCAGAAAGTATTTAATCAAAGAGCAAAGGCTATGTATACAAATAACATGAGTGGTTACCTGGGAGCAATATTAAATGCAAGTAATTTAAACGATTTTATATCTAGAGTAGATAATGTTGGAAAAGTAATGAGTTTTGACAAGAATGTTGTAGGCGATTTAAAAAGTAAAAAAGAGCAATTAGCTAGTGGAAAAGAAAAACTAAATAATGAAAATAATAAGCTATTGGCACTAAAGTCAGAAAATGAAAAAAAGTTGGCCAAGCTTAATAGTGATAAAGAAAGTGCAAAAAATGTAATAGCATCTTTAGATGCACAAGAAAAGTCTTTAGAAATTACTGATCAAGCAACTTTAAAGGCAATTGCTTCAGCTGCAAGTAATGTTAGTGCTTCAAGAGGAGGTACCATAATATCATCTGATGCAGTAGTAGCATATGCTTCTAACTTTTTAGGAGTCCCTTATGTATATGGAGGAACATCTCCTTCAGGGTTTGATTGTTCAGGATTAGTTCAATATGTATATGCAAACTTTGGAATTAATTTGCCAAGAACTTCAGAGGAACAGCAAAATGTGGGCACACCTGTATCAAGAGATGAGCTTAAGCCAGGAGATTTAGTTTTCTTTGGTTCTCCAGCATATCATGTAGGAATGTATGTAGGTGATGGTCAGTTTATTGAAGCACCACGTACTGGGCTTTCAGTTAGAATAGCAGCTTTAGATAACAGATCAGATTTTACAGGTGGAAGAAGAGTTAAATAA
- a CDS encoding NlpC/P60 family protein: MNKRTLSVAIALTLALSTGANVLAAPSASSSSTSLEQVKQQKQELEVKAEKMDNQITQTMNDLENNKKSIASISNNIKQTQANIDSAQKNMENQQQVFNQRVKAMYINGISSYLGVILNADNLNDFISRVDNVKKVMGFDKNVIGNLKDKKEQLANGKEKLNNENNKLLALKSENEKKLAKLNSDKESAKNVIASLDAQEKSLEVANQATLKAVASAASNVQQSASRGGSSIASSDAVVAYASNFLGVPYVWGGTSPSGFDCSGLVQYVYAHFGIDLPRTSQEQQTVGTAVSRDELQPGDLVFFGSPAYHVGIYVGGGQFINAPKTGDVVKIASLDNRSDFTGGRRVR, encoded by the coding sequence TTGAATAAAAGAACCTTATCTGTTGCAATTGCGTTAACTTTGGCATTGTCAACAGGGGCAAATGTTTTAGCCGCGCCAAGTGCATCAAGTTCATCGACTTCATTAGAGCAGGTTAAACAACAAAAGCAGGAATTGGAAGTTAAAGCTGAAAAAATGGACAACCAGATAACACAGACTATGAATGACTTAGAAAATAATAAGAAGAGTATTGCCTCAATTTCTAATAATATAAAACAAACTCAAGCTAATATAGATTCCGCCCAAAAAAATATGGAAAATCAGCAGCAAGTGTTCAATCAAAGAGTAAAGGCTATGTACATAAATGGCATAAGTAGTTACCTGGGAGTAATATTGAATGCAGATAATTTAAATGATTTTATATCTAGGGTAGATAATGTTAAAAAAGTAATGGGTTTTGATAAGAATGTTATAGGAAATTTAAAAGATAAAAAAGAGCAATTAGCTAATGGAAAAGAAAAATTAAATAATGAAAATAATAAGCTATTGGCACTAAAGTCAGAAAATGAAAAAAAGTTGGCCAAGCTTAATAGTGATAAAGAAAGTGCAAAAAATGTAATAGCATCCTTAGATGCACAAGAAAAGTCTTTAGAAGTTGCTAATCAAGCAACTCTAAAAGCAGTTGCTTCAGCTGCAAGTAATGTTCAACAAAGTGCTTCAAGAGGCGGAAGTTCTATAGCATCATCTGATGCAGTAGTAGCATATGCTTCTAACTTTTTAGGAGTTCCATATGTATGGGGAGGAACATCTCCTTCAGGATTTGATTGTTCAGGATTGGTTCAATATGTATATGCCCATTTTGGAATTGATTTGCCAAGAACTTCGCAGGAACAGCAAACGGTAGGTACAGCTGTGTCAAGAGATGAACTTCAGCCAGGAGATTTGGTTTTCTTTGGTTCTCCAGCGTATCATGTAGGAATATATGTAGGTGGTGGACAGTTTATTAATGCACCTAAAACAGGAGATGTAGTTAAAATAGCATCTTTGGACAATAGATCAGATTTTACGGGTGGAAGAAGAGTTAGATAA